A stretch of the uncultured Trichococcus sp. genome encodes the following:
- a CDS encoding type II toxin-antitoxin system PemK/MazF family toxin, producing the protein MNETQAYIGAIVKVRFAYHDLNTDKIAFKSRPFLIVGAEYDTLPCDFTAFPISKVSTSQNIDPGHDIKVEKDRYPKLSLNADVSYIRVHKIQTIHSSQLAIGILSSLSETYPDLYAEVKAAYRDFSGGLF; encoded by the coding sequence ATGAACGAAACGCAAGCCTACATCGGTGCCATCGTCAAGGTCCGGTTTGCTTATCACGATTTAAACACGGACAAAATTGCCTTCAAATCGCGCCCGTTCCTGATCGTCGGTGCCGAATATGATACGTTGCCGTGCGACTTCACGGCCTTTCCGATTTCGAAAGTATCCACCAGCCAGAACATCGATCCCGGCCACGACATCAAAGTCGAAAAGGACCGCTACCCCAAACTGAGTCTGAATGCGGACGTCTCCTATATCCGTGTCCATAAAATCCAGACAATCCACAGCTCGCAGCTTGCGATCGGGATACTGTCCTCATTGAGTGAGACCTACCCAGACCTCTATGCCGAGGTGAAGGCGGCTTACCGGGATTTTTCCGGCGGGCTATTTTGA
- the uvrC gene encoding excinuclease ABC subunit UvrC: MSREEINQKLALLPDLPGCYIMRDKDDEIIYIGKAKNLKNRVKSYFHSKHEGKTQLLVADIDRFETIVTKTNKESLLLEINLIKRYQPKYNIKLKQGTMYPYLKVTNEKDPQLIITSTVEDDGGIYFGPYPHVYAATETQEFIQKIYPLRKCAKNSKRACLYYHMGQCIGCCDHEVSKEEYDAQIKRIAAFLNGDVKEIKKDLREKMHRAADSLNFEQAADYRDQISYIEATVEKQTVMSRDYTNRDVFAFHMDKGWLSIQVFLLRQSSIIKREAALFPCYDTPEEELASFIMQFYQDPNHILPQEVLVPKGVDTELLQEALGTKVHTPVRGSKRSILDLAITNSELALTEKFMLIERDTHKTVGAIQELSEALGIEYLEIIESFDHSNIQGTNPVSAMVVYRDGKPERKNYRKYKIKTVEGSNEFATTQEVIRRRYSRLLREGRAMPDLILMDGGKVQVHAAKEVLEDELGLDIPVAGMVKDTKHKTSSLIFGEKDEIVELDPNSQAFHLVQRIQEEVHRFAITFHRQIRAKNSIASQLDQIEGVGPKTRTKILKHFKTMKNIREASYEDIKALGIPEKTALLIKEELGELND, translated from the coding sequence ATGAGCAGAGAAGAAATCAACCAAAAATTAGCGCTGCTGCCCGACTTGCCCGGCTGCTACATCATGCGGGACAAGGATGACGAAATCATCTACATCGGCAAGGCCAAAAATCTGAAGAACCGCGTGAAATCGTACTTCCACAGCAAGCACGAAGGCAAGACGCAGCTGTTGGTCGCGGACATCGATCGGTTCGAAACGATCGTCACCAAAACGAACAAGGAATCGCTGCTGCTGGAGATCAACCTGATCAAGCGTTACCAGCCCAAATACAACATCAAGCTGAAACAAGGAACGATGTATCCTTATCTGAAGGTCACGAACGAAAAGGATCCGCAGCTCATCATCACTTCGACGGTCGAGGATGACGGCGGCATCTACTTCGGACCCTATCCGCACGTCTACGCGGCGACGGAGACGCAGGAATTCATCCAGAAAATCTATCCGTTGCGCAAGTGCGCCAAGAATTCGAAACGCGCCTGCCTCTATTACCATATGGGCCAATGCATCGGCTGCTGCGATCATGAGGTGTCAAAAGAGGAATACGATGCCCAGATCAAACGCATCGCCGCTTTCCTGAATGGCGACGTCAAGGAGATCAAGAAGGACCTGCGCGAAAAAATGCACCGTGCAGCCGACAGCCTGAACTTCGAGCAGGCTGCCGATTACCGCGACCAGATCAGCTATATCGAGGCGACCGTCGAAAAACAGACGGTCATGTCCCGCGACTACACGAACCGCGACGTCTTCGCCTTCCATATGGATAAAGGCTGGCTGTCGATCCAGGTCTTCCTGCTGCGCCAATCCTCGATCATCAAGCGCGAAGCCGCCCTCTTCCCATGCTATGATACGCCTGAAGAGGAGCTGGCTTCCTTCATCATGCAGTTCTATCAGGATCCCAATCATATCCTGCCGCAGGAGGTGCTCGTGCCGAAAGGCGTCGACACGGAGCTGCTGCAGGAAGCGCTCGGAACGAAAGTGCATACCCCTGTCCGCGGCAGCAAGCGCAGCATCCTCGACTTGGCGATCACGAACAGCGAACTGGCGCTGACGGAAAAGTTCATGCTGATCGAGCGCGACACCCACAAGACGGTCGGCGCCATCCAGGAACTTTCCGAGGCGCTCGGCATCGAATATCTGGAGATCATCGAATCGTTCGATCATTCGAATATCCAGGGAACCAATCCGGTCTCGGCAATGGTCGTCTACCGGGACGGCAAGCCGGAACGCAAAAACTATCGGAAATACAAAATCAAGACGGTCGAAGGCAGCAACGAATTCGCGACGACACAGGAAGTCATCCGCCGCCGCTACAGCCGGTTGCTGCGCGAGGGCCGCGCCATGCCTGATCTGATTCTGATGGACGGCGGTAAAGTCCAGGTGCATGCCGCCAAGGAAGTGCTGGAGGACGAGCTCGGCCTGGACATCCCGGTGGCGGGCATGGTCAAGGACACGAAGCACAAGACGTCCTCGCTCATCTTCGGCGAAAAGGATGAAATCGTGGAACTGGATCCGAACAGTCAGGCTTTCCATCTTGTGCAGCGGATCCAGGAAGAGGTCCACCGCTTCGCGATCACTTTCCATCGCCAAATCCGCGCCAAGAACAGCATCGCTTCGCAATTGGACCAGATTGAAGGCGTGGGGCCGAAAACCCGCACGAAGATCCTGAAGCATTTCAAAACGATGAAGAACATTCGCGAAGCCAGCTACGAAGACATCAAAGCGTTGGGCATCCCGGAAAAGACGGCGCTGCTGATCAAGGAGGAACTCGGCGAACTGAACGATTGA
- a CDS encoding AbrB family transcriptional regulator — protein sequence MNFGKLLGTLIVAFIGGWAGIRFRVPAGGMIGSLVAVAIYNYFSQMGYMPANLKIIGQIIIGGTIGMNFTKSSLAEIKQVFLPAIGSVFLLLTVGMIIGYVLHKVTGIDLITAFLGTSPGGLTDMTILAAAFEADTIVVSSIHLVRIFTVIFLMPIFVRVLSTFINR from the coding sequence ATGAATTTTGGGAAACTATTGGGTACATTGATCGTGGCATTCATAGGAGGCTGGGCAGGGATCCGCTTCCGCGTGCCGGCTGGGGGGATGATCGGTTCGCTGGTCGCAGTTGCGATCTACAATTATTTTTCGCAAATGGGCTACATGCCTGCCAATCTGAAGATCATCGGCCAAATCATCATTGGCGGAACCATCGGCATGAACTTTACGAAGAGCAGCTTGGCCGAAATCAAGCAAGTCTTTTTGCCGGCTATCGGCTCTGTGTTCTTGTTGTTGACGGTGGGTATGATCATCGGGTATGTCCTGCATAAGGTGACGGGCATCGATCTGATCACTGCCTTTTTGGGGACATCACCGGGTGGATTGACGGATATGACCATTCTGGCGGCGGCATTCGAAGCGGATACGATCGTCGTATCCTCCATCCATCTCGTCCGGATTTTCACGGTCATCTTCCTGATGCCGATATTTGTCCGGGTGCTCAGCACATTCATCAACAGGTAA
- the tnpA gene encoding IS200/IS605 family transposase — MDNKNRFTHGRTSVYNLNYHIIWGTKYRNKVLSDDIEDSLKRMLLHIAEEYGFSIAHMEIGLDNHIHLLVSAPPKLSVTNIVRWLKGISARLLLQEYPELKKAYWKTSDRHLWSSSYFVESIGTTNQDAIAKYIDDQRRKEIDFDETQRR, encoded by the coding sequence ATGGATAACAAAAATAGATTTACACATGGTAGGACTTCTGTCTACAATTTGAATTATCATATCATTTGGGGCACGAAGTACCGAAACAAAGTTCTCTCGGACGATATCGAAGATTCGTTGAAACGAATGCTACTGCATATTGCGGAAGAGTACGGATTTTCGATCGCGCACATGGAAATTGGACTGGATAACCATATCCACCTGTTGGTGAGCGCACCGCCAAAACTGTCGGTAACCAATATTGTTCGCTGGCTGAAAGGAATCAGCGCACGGTTACTTCTCCAGGAATACCCTGAACTAAAAAAGGCGTACTGGAAAACGTCAGATAGGCACTTGTGGTCTTCGAGTTACTTTGTTGAAAGCATCGGCACAACCAATCAAGACGCTATCGCAAAATACATTGACGACCAGCGCAGGAAGGAGATTGATTTCGATGAAACTCAAAGGCGTTAA
- a CDS encoding NAD-dependent protein deacylase — protein MRNSNRSALAKAIIEARRTTKERSPSMNNEKERFADMIRKSKRIVAFTGAGISTESGIPDFRSAGGMFDRLSGRHFTGEETLSIGFLETYPELFFHNYAEHFDFSQALPNAAHRFFAALERTDKNVTVVTQNIDNLHQIAGSSAIIELHGNGTRWRTSDTAEPADATEIRMDAEGIQRDPQGRMVRPDIVLYGEMLDEEAMERAAAAIGAADMLVVIGTSLAVYPAASFIHYFKGPYAVLLNRTPVPQPLSFQLAVQTDAGAFLADVWEDFFEK, from the coding sequence ATGCGAAATAGTAACCGTTCAGCTCTCGCGAAAGCTATAATAGAAGCAAGAAGAACAACAAAAGAAAGGAGCCCGAGCATGAATAATGAAAAAGAACGTTTCGCGGACATGATCCGCAAATCAAAACGCATCGTCGCCTTCACTGGTGCGGGCATCAGCACGGAGAGCGGCATCCCGGATTTCCGTTCGGCGGGCGGGATGTTCGACAGGCTGAGCGGCCGCCATTTCACTGGCGAGGAGACGCTCAGCATCGGTTTCCTGGAGACGTATCCCGAGCTTTTCTTCCACAATTATGCGGAGCATTTCGATTTTTCGCAGGCGCTCCCGAACGCCGCGCACCGCTTCTTTGCGGCGCTCGAACGGACAGACAAAAATGTCACCGTCGTCACCCAGAACATCGACAATCTGCACCAGATTGCCGGCAGCAGCGCAATCATCGAACTGCACGGCAACGGGACGAGATGGCGGACATCCGACACTGCGGAGCCCGCCGATGCCACCGAGATCAGGATGGACGCGGAAGGCATCCAGCGCGATCCCCAAGGCAGGATGGTGCGCCCCGATATCGTGCTCTACGGCGAAATGCTCGACGAGGAAGCGATGGAGCGCGCGGCTGCGGCAATCGGCGCGGCGGATATGCTCGTCGTCATCGGCACCTCGTTGGCCGTCTATCCGGCCGCAAGCTTCATCCACTATTTCAAAGGGCCATATGCCGTCCTGCTCAACCGGACGCCCGTGCCGCAGCCGCTGTCCTTCCAATTGGCCGTCCAGACCGATGCCGGCGCCTTTTTGGCGGACGTCTGGGAAGATTTTTTTGAGAAATGA
- a CDS encoding DegV family protein, protein MKIFTDSACDLAYDYLQENDVEVFPLTTLLDTGEYEDMIEIQADKVYEMIARGGHPKTSQVSLEKFLSGFRKAAEAGESGIYISLSAKLSGTYQAAYLAYQQLKEEFPDFDLRLVDSMSASVGEGLSVVEAIEMREAGFTLDEIEARVRFTAANVVSLFTVKDLNYLAAGGRLSKSSAFLGGLLNIQPLLEVVNGELIPVEKLRGRKKVMNRMYERLRDEADMIQEQNVFLCHSDDAEAIEEMRQYIEEHFHPRRIYVNTIGSTISSHTGLGTLGLFFLKKYE, encoded by the coding sequence ATGAAAATATTTACCGATAGTGCTTGTGATCTGGCTTATGACTATCTGCAGGAAAATGATGTGGAAGTCTTCCCGTTGACGACTCTGCTGGATACCGGCGAATACGAAGATATGATCGAAATCCAAGCCGACAAAGTCTATGAAATGATCGCACGCGGCGGTCACCCGAAAACGAGCCAAGTGTCCTTGGAAAAATTCCTTTCCGGTTTCCGGAAAGCGGCCGAAGCCGGTGAGTCAGGCATCTACATTTCCCTTTCCGCCAAGCTATCCGGCACCTACCAAGCTGCTTATCTGGCTTACCAGCAACTGAAAGAAGAGTTTCCAGACTTTGATCTGCGGCTCGTCGACTCGATGAGCGCTTCCGTCGGCGAGGGCTTGTCTGTCGTCGAAGCGATCGAAATGCGCGAAGCCGGTTTTACTTTGGATGAAATCGAAGCGCGTGTCCGATTCACGGCTGCGAATGTCGTTTCCCTTTTCACCGTCAAGGATCTGAATTACCTTGCGGCTGGTGGTCGTCTTTCGAAGTCCAGTGCCTTTCTCGGGGGACTATTGAATATCCAACCTTTGCTTGAAGTGGTGAACGGCGAACTGATCCCCGTCGAAAAACTGCGCGGACGCAAAAAAGTCATGAACCGGATGTACGAACGCTTGCGCGATGAAGCGGATATGATCCAGGAACAAAACGTCTTCCTTTGCCATAGCGACGATGCCGAAGCGATAGAGGAAATGCGCCAATACATCGAAGAGCATTTCCATCCGCGTCGCATCTATGTGAACACGATTGGTTCCACAATCAGCTCGCATACCGGTCTGGGAACGCTGGGCTTGTTCTTCCTGAAGAAATACGAATAA
- a CDS encoding transposase, giving the protein MKLKGVKVRLYPTPEQQLAIENNFRLNRFLWNQLLGMQLARHENGGSFVTKFGMNYLIKVMKIEFPFLKQAESTSLLYTSADLADSYDRFFKKQNGFPKFKSRRRPKNSYKSNCVNGNIQVVDNHYLKLPKLGLVKANGLHRVKDKIKSVVVRKKADGTFEATLQVAFEATIFESTGKSVGIDFGLADLAIQSDGYKLPNKQFERSLAKQKRQWERKLARRRQQALVKIEQAKAQEIELELSDFKNVQKAKEQVARINKKIANQRNNYLQQYTTSLVKKYDLIALEDLKTKNLLQNRPLARSIADAAWAKIKSMLAYKCEWYGKELVLVNPAYTSQTCSHCGENTGKKPLRIRTFACPHCHTTGIDRDVNAAINILNKALAQR; this is encoded by the coding sequence ATGAAACTCAAAGGCGTTAAAGTTCGGCTCTATCCTACCCCCGAACAACAATTGGCCATCGAAAACAACTTCCGGCTGAACCGATTCCTTTGGAATCAACTGCTCGGAATGCAGCTTGCGCGCCATGAAAATGGCGGTTCTTTCGTCACCAAATTCGGCATGAATTATCTGATCAAAGTGATGAAGATCGAATTCCCGTTCCTGAAGCAAGCCGAAAGCACCAGTTTGCTTTACACATCCGCGGATCTTGCGGACAGTTATGACCGTTTCTTCAAGAAACAGAACGGTTTCCCGAAATTCAAGTCGCGCCGGCGGCCCAAAAACAGCTACAAGTCGAATTGTGTGAACGGCAACATCCAGGTCGTGGACAATCATTATCTGAAATTGCCGAAATTGGGCTTGGTGAAAGCCAACGGCCTGCATCGCGTCAAAGACAAAATCAAGAGTGTGGTCGTACGCAAAAAAGCGGACGGCACCTTTGAAGCGACACTGCAGGTTGCCTTCGAGGCAACAATCTTTGAATCAACAGGCAAATCCGTTGGGATCGATTTCGGCCTTGCCGATCTTGCCATCCAATCAGATGGTTACAAATTGCCGAATAAACAGTTTGAACGTTCTTTGGCGAAACAAAAACGGCAATGGGAACGGAAATTGGCCCGGCGCCGTCAACAGGCGCTTGTCAAAATCGAACAAGCGAAAGCGCAAGAAATCGAACTGGAGCTTTCTGATTTCAAAAATGTCCAAAAAGCCAAGGAACAAGTGGCGCGTATCAACAAAAAGATTGCCAATCAACGCAACAACTATCTGCAACAATACACAACCAGCCTGGTCAAAAAATACGACCTGATCGCCCTGGAAGATTTGAAAACCAAGAATCTTCTGCAGAACCGTCCGCTGGCGCGTTCCATCGCCGATGCCGCCTGGGCGAAAATCAAGTCCATGCTGGCGTACAAATGCGAGTGGTACGGCAAGGAACTGGTATTGGTGAACCCCGCTTATACGAGCCAAACGTGTTCGCATTGCGGGGAAAACACCGGCAAGAAACCGCTGCGGATCCGCACATTCGCTTGCCCGCATTGTCATACCACAGGTATTGACCGCGATGTGAATGCGGCCATCAATATCCTCAACAAAGCGCTTGCCCAGCGTTAA
- a CDS encoding MFS transporter — protein sequence MIKQIKYEKWQRQTALFLGSQTISLFGSSLVQYAIFWYLTLETQSGVIMTLSTIFGFLPTFFISPFAGVWADRYNRKRLIVLSDGIIALSTLVLVLLFLAGQRSIWILLATSAIRALGAGIQMPAVGAILPQIVPEKELTRINGLNGSIQAVVMLVSPMISGALYQFAPMEGIFLIDIVTAALAIAILVFFLKVPTHEKASQEQVSNYLQDMKLGFSYIQNHTFIKRLFLYFSLAFFMAAPVSFLSPLQVARSFGDDVWRLTAIEIAFSIGMIGGGLWIASWGGFKNRIHSIAAAIAVMGLCSFGMGVIPNFWIYLFLMGLVGLFIPLLNAPSMTLLQEKVEEDFLGRVFGVQSMVASAMMPLGMLVFGPLADRMAIEILMAVSGLFLMVVAFFAIRDRVLLEAGKPEPSDGE from the coding sequence GTGATCAAGCAAATAAAATATGAAAAGTGGCAGCGTCAAACCGCTCTTTTTCTGGGCAGCCAGACGATTTCCCTGTTCGGCTCGTCACTTGTCCAATACGCGATATTCTGGTACCTGACCTTGGAAACACAATCCGGCGTCATCATGACCTTATCGACCATCTTCGGCTTTCTGCCGACTTTCTTCATCTCGCCATTCGCCGGGGTGTGGGCCGACCGCTATAACCGGAAGCGCCTGATCGTCCTTTCCGACGGCATCATTGCGCTCTCGACTTTGGTGCTGGTCCTGCTGTTCTTGGCGGGGCAGCGTTCCATCTGGATTCTTTTGGCGACATCGGCCATCCGCGCATTGGGTGCGGGCATCCAGATGCCGGCGGTCGGCGCCATCCTGCCGCAGATCGTCCCTGAAAAGGAGCTGACCCGGATCAACGGGCTCAACGGCAGCATCCAGGCTGTCGTTATGCTGGTTTCGCCGATGATCAGTGGCGCGCTTTACCAATTTGCGCCGATGGAAGGTATCTTCCTGATCGATATCGTGACAGCGGCTTTGGCGATCGCCATCCTCGTGTTCTTCCTGAAAGTCCCTACGCATGAAAAAGCCAGCCAGGAACAAGTCAGCAATTACCTGCAGGACATGAAGCTAGGCTTTAGCTATATCCAAAATCATACTTTTATCAAAAGGCTGTTCCTCTATTTTTCGCTTGCTTTCTTCATGGCAGCACCGGTGTCGTTCCTGTCACCGCTGCAGGTTGCGCGCTCATTCGGCGACGACGTCTGGCGCTTGACGGCGATCGAGATCGCCTTTTCGATCGGGATGATCGGCGGCGGCCTCTGGATCGCGTCATGGGGCGGATTCAAGAACCGGATCCATTCCATCGCGGCCGCGATTGCGGTAATGGGTTTGTGCTCTTTCGGGATGGGCGTCATCCCGAACTTCTGGATTTATCTCTTCCTGATGGGATTGGTTGGACTTTTCATTCCGCTCCTGAATGCTCCGAGCATGACGCTCTTGCAGGAAAAGGTCGAGGAAGATTTCCTAGGACGCGTCTTCGGCGTCCAAAGCATGGTCGCAAGCGCAATGATGCCTTTAGGGATGCTGGTATTCGGGCCGCTGGCGGACCGGATGGCAATCGAAATCCTGATGGCCGTATCGGGCCTATTCCTGATGGTCGTGGCCTTCTTCGCCATCCGCGACCGTGTCCTGCTTGAAGCCGGCAAACCGGAACCTTCGGACGGAGAGTAA
- a CDS encoding type II toxin-antitoxin system antitoxin SocA domain-containing protein, with amino-acid sequence MPKLSQLARYLVYSYENHTAARFGDNELKLQTMLYFAQRECLALVGEPLFGGNFEGWEEGPVLPDLHFFFEEGYDPFEPLEMKKLTEREQYILDRTVFAYGQYEGWYLADLARRETSWRNSRPGVAAEATEPKPLELADIREDAKKVRLYDTLFDVYLDELEDFEGEALEP; translated from the coding sequence ATGCCGAAGCTGAGTCAGCTGGCGAGGTATCTGGTCTATTCCTACGAAAACCATACGGCAGCCCGGTTCGGCGACAACGAGCTGAAGCTGCAGACGATGCTCTATTTCGCGCAGCGGGAATGTCTGGCGCTGGTTGGGGAGCCGTTATTCGGGGGAAACTTTGAAGGCTGGGAAGAAGGACCGGTGCTGCCGGACCTGCATTTCTTCTTCGAGGAAGGCTACGATCCCTTCGAACCGTTGGAGATGAAGAAGTTGACGGAGCGCGAACAGTACATACTTGACCGCACTGTCTTTGCCTATGGGCAATACGAAGGCTGGTACTTGGCGGATTTGGCTCGCCGCGAAACCTCCTGGCGCAACAGTAGACCAGGAGTCGCGGCAGAAGCAACCGAACCCAAACCGTTGGAGCTTGCGGATATCCGCGAGGATGCAAAAAAGGTGCGGCTGTATGACACATTGTTTGATGTTTATCTGGATGAACTGGAGGATTTCGAAGGGGAGGCGCTGGAGCCATGA
- a CDS encoding vitamin B12-dependent ribonucleotide reductase: MDATKTTFKAGFEKLNKDIERFPHVFPITEDMHVTYAGVSRLVMLDRYSYKDSTKETLSEGDLVILTVKEDPKYPARGTGTVLSINHKDQTVRIKVSEEYQHNIDDFEVEEGGILTRRILTLDKPLELFYEQIAMRNAHGLAEVEITPELRHEAFLKFYEEQKALNFIPAGRVLYGAGSGTDVTYFNCYVMPFVPDSRGGISDHRKKVMEIMSRGGGVGSNGSTLRPRHTIVKGVNGRSSGSVSWMDDIAKLTHLVEQGGSRRGAQMIMLADWHPDIFEFIISKMQNPRILRYIIENFEDEQIRMLAKEKLHFTPFSSKEINMYTGIVNYKHIPGHGGFDASVIHEAEKKLRDGGTYTVNNPEFLTGANISVCITDDFMDAVMRGEEYALRFPDVEHYDTDAMAHYDAEWTNCGDVRDWEAAGNAVRTYRTVKARELWRLINVCATYAAEPGIFFIDNANNMTNATAYGQKVVATNPCGEQPLAAYSVCNLAAVNLAEMVNKDLQMVDFAKLEQTVRTGIHMQDNVIDSTPYFLEENKTQALGERRIGLGIMGLADMLIYCGVRYGSLESLQLIDQVFETIAVAAYEESIELAKTRGSFPFLVGQTGKETQILRERFINTGYMKKMPEHIREGVLKYGIRNSHLLTVAPTGSTGTMAGVSTGLEPYFSFTYYRSGRLGKFIEVKADIVQEYMDRHPEADPNHLPDYFVAAMTLAPEEHVDVQTTIQRWVDSSISKTVNAPKGYTVDQVEKIYERLYLGGAKGGTVYVDGSRDSQVLTLKAEENVWDEEGKIEEEKEHVKINKDKTFLVDSITNLEATDVTIGNEIGDTCPICRQGTVEDLGGCNTCTNCGAQLKCGL, translated from the coding sequence GTGGATGCAACCAAGACCACATTTAAAGCAGGATTCGAAAAATTGAACAAGGATATCGAGCGGTTTCCGCATGTGTTTCCGATTACGGAAGATATGCACGTCACGTATGCAGGCGTGTCCCGTCTCGTCATGCTGGATCGTTATTCTTACAAGGATTCCACCAAGGAAACCTTATCCGAAGGGGACCTGGTGATTTTGACGGTCAAGGAAGATCCGAAATACCCGGCCCGCGGAACCGGCACCGTCCTCTCGATCAACCATAAAGACCAAACTGTCCGCATCAAAGTTTCCGAGGAATACCAGCACAACATCGACGATTTCGAAGTCGAGGAAGGCGGCATCTTGACGCGCCGGATCCTGACGCTGGACAAACCGCTGGAGCTTTTCTACGAACAGATTGCGATGCGCAATGCCCATGGCTTGGCTGAGGTCGAAATCACGCCGGAATTGCGCCATGAAGCCTTCCTGAAGTTCTACGAAGAACAGAAAGCCTTGAACTTCATCCCGGCCGGGCGCGTGCTCTACGGTGCCGGCTCCGGTACCGATGTGACCTATTTCAACTGTTACGTCATGCCATTCGTGCCCGACTCGCGCGGCGGCATTTCCGATCACCGCAAGAAAGTCATGGAAATCATGAGCCGTGGCGGCGGCGTCGGTTCGAACGGTTCGACGTTGCGTCCCCGCCATACAATCGTGAAAGGCGTCAACGGACGCTCTTCCGGCTCCGTTTCCTGGATGGACGACATCGCCAAGCTGACGCATTTGGTTGAACAAGGCGGTTCCCGTCGTGGCGCGCAGATGATCATGTTGGCCGACTGGCATCCGGATATCTTCGAATTCATCATTTCGAAGATGCAGAATCCGCGCATCCTCCGCTACATCATCGAAAACTTCGAGGATGAACAGATCCGTATGCTGGCCAAGGAGAAACTGCATTTCACGCCGTTCTCTTCAAAAGAGATCAACATGTACACCGGCATCGTCAACTACAAACACATCCCGGGACACGGCGGATTTGATGCATCGGTCATCCATGAAGCCGAGAAGAAACTGCGCGACGGCGGCACCTATACCGTCAACAATCCCGAGTTCCTGACCGGCGCCAACATTTCCGTCTGCATCACCGACGATTTCATGGACGCTGTGATGCGTGGTGAAGAATATGCGCTGCGTTTCCCGGATGTCGAGCACTACGACACGGACGCGATGGCGCACTACGATGCCGAATGGACCAACTGCGGTGATGTCCGCGATTGGGAAGCTGCCGGCAATGCCGTCCGCACCTACCGGACCGTCAAGGCGCGCGAATTATGGCGGCTGATCAATGTCTGCGCCACTTATGCGGCAGAGCCCGGCATCTTCTTCATCGATAACGCGAACAACATGACGAACGCAACAGCCTATGGTCAGAAAGTCGTGGCGACCAATCCTTGCGGCGAACAGCCGTTGGCGGCCTATTCCGTCTGCAACTTGGCCGCTGTCAATTTGGCCGAGATGGTCAACAAAGATCTGCAGATGGTCGATTTCGCCAAATTGGAACAGACTGTCCGCACCGGCATCCATATGCAGGACAACGTCATCGACTCCACCCCTTACTTCTTGGAGGAGAACAAAACACAAGCGCTCGGCGAACGCCGGATCGGCTTGGGGATCATGGGATTGGCTGATATGCTGATCTATTGCGGCGTCCGTTACGGTTCGCTTGAGAGCCTGCAGCTGATCGATCAAGTATTCGAAACGATCGCTGTGGCTGCGTATGAGGAAAGCATCGAGTTGGCGAAAACACGCGGCAGCTTCCCCTTCCTGGTCGGACAGACCGGTAAAGAAACGCAGATTCTGCGCGAGCGTTTCATCAACACTGGCTACATGAAAAAAATGCCGGAACACATCCGCGAAGGTGTCCTGAAATACGGCATCCGCAACTCGCACTTGTTGACGGTGGCGCCTACCGGATCGACCGGGACGATGGCCGGCGTTTCCACCGGATTGGAGCCCTACTTCTCGTTCACCTATTACCGCAGCGGACGTCTCGGCAAATTCATCGAAGTGAAGGCGGATATCGTCCAGGAATATATGGATCGCCATCCTGAGGCCGATCCGAACCACTTGCCTGATTATTTCGTGGCGGCCATGACGCTTGCCCCTGAGGAGCATGTCGATGTGCAGACGACGATCCAACGCTGGGTCGACAGCTCCATTTCGAAAACGGTGAATGCGCCGAAAGGCTACACTGTCGATCAAGTCGAAAAAATCTATGAGCGCCTTTATCTGGGCGGAGCCAAAGGCGGAACAGTCTACGTGGACGGCAGCCGCGATTCTCAGGTGCTGACGCTGAAAGCCGAAGAAAACGTCTGGGATGAGGAAGGCAAAATCGAGGAAGAAAAAGAACACGTCAAAATCAACAAAGATAAGACTTTCCTGGTTGATTCGATAACCAATCTCGAGGCCACCGATGTCACAATCGGAAACGAAATCGGCGACACCTGCCCGATCTGCCGTCAAGGTACGGTCGAAGATCTGGGCGGCTGCAACACCTGCACCAACTGCGGCGCACAGCTGAAATGCGGTCTCTGA